A part of Larkinella insperata genomic DNA contains:
- a CDS encoding HD domain-containing protein produces the protein MDSYELTSLWKKTLSNQGNEDPYSSHRDLLRNTYISFRKKAKVLASEISRSLPFFTVHDITHIDALWDTADLLVNKNYFLTPTEAFILGSAFLIHDLGMGLAAYQDGSAQLRNHQIWKDTIAAGLKKNGFPIDTPIEKIEVEILKEADEAVLRDLHAKHALELALKPFYYEGNQYYLIDDPEIREAFGYYIGQVAYSHWWDIDKVETELRQEIGVSGLFPQNWSIDLLKLACLIRAADAAQIDDRRAPLFLKIIRKPLGYSKTHWDFQSKLNQPTKINSRLRYTSKSPFKKKEAESFWTCYEILQVIDKELNDVDSILASIRPDLRLDVFGVEGIGALHHLTRTVKTEGWTPIDTSLTVSNVAELVANLGGHQLYSGNKYVAIRELIQNSIDAVHARRFLDNHSQDWGDITISFGEDQYGCFIEVEDNGIGMSTNVLTKPFLDFGKTFWNSSSMHGELPGLQASNFKPIGKYGIGFYSTFMLGSKVKVITRRYDKGRNETIVLEFTDGVKARPLLRPAQVDEQLKDGGTKIRVWLVDFTSFQTDSDRFLKPRNYANLDTLESELKILCPALSVNLHLNVSDIKRTIIKANDWETIDPLSFFFRLNKKEDYDLKDANTKEEINLYLNNIRLIKNENGETIGRAFLCKNDFFVFDSDLTHGIIAVGGIRSNRMNGIGGILLGESINAARDLAIPIANGLPLQKWATEQAELLSKLKHHFDEYDLLNFSNIITKLGGDVKDLPICFLNERAISSQELLAYLINEDSDNVTILENKIDQSIIPESLKLFRIHNNLTTSIVKAKTGLESISWPANNTIDWYLSQLEGLFAQILLVAWNISEFDEVVVKAGLLHKNNKLTITLTDNNGEPLEVQAYSILKPSVST, from the coding sequence ATGGATTCATACGAATTAACTTCACTTTGGAAAAAGACTCTTTCCAATCAAGGAAATGAAGATCCATATTCGAGTCACAGAGATTTATTGAGGAATACGTATATCTCCTTTCGAAAAAAAGCTAAAGTGCTAGCCAGTGAAATAAGTAGAAGTCTACCTTTTTTTACCGTCCACGATATTACGCACATTGATGCCTTATGGGATACAGCAGATCTTTTGGTAAATAAGAACTACTTTCTCACTCCTACGGAAGCATTTATTTTAGGAAGCGCTTTTTTAATACATGATCTTGGAATGGGACTAGCTGCATATCAAGACGGAAGTGCTCAACTCAGGAATCATCAAATTTGGAAAGATACAATAGCAGCTGGTTTGAAAAAAAATGGATTTCCAATTGACACACCGATTGAAAAGATTGAAGTTGAAATATTAAAAGAAGCTGACGAAGCAGTATTACGTGACCTTCATGCTAAACATGCACTAGAACTAGCACTCAAGCCATTTTATTATGAAGGAAACCAATATTATTTAATCGATGATCCAGAGATAAGAGAAGCTTTTGGTTATTATATTGGCCAAGTTGCATACAGTCATTGGTGGGATATTGATAAAGTAGAAACAGAACTCCGCCAAGAAATAGGAGTATCAGGATTATTCCCTCAAAATTGGTCGATTGATTTGCTTAAATTAGCTTGCCTCATCCGTGCTGCTGATGCCGCTCAAATTGATGACAGGCGTGCTCCACTATTTTTAAAAATTATCAGAAAACCGTTAGGCTATTCAAAAACTCATTGGGACTTTCAAAGCAAACTAAACCAACCTACAAAAATTAATAGTAGATTAAGATATACTTCAAAATCTCCGTTTAAAAAAAAGGAAGCAGAAAGCTTTTGGACGTGCTATGAAATACTGCAAGTTATTGACAAAGAATTAAATGATGTTGATTCAATATTAGCATCAATAAGGCCTGATTTAAGACTTGATGTGTTCGGAGTCGAAGGTATAGGAGCTTTACACCATCTCACTAGAACTGTAAAAACTGAAGGATGGACACCGATTGATACTTCTCTAACGGTAAGTAATGTGGCAGAATTAGTTGCAAATCTAGGAGGGCATCAACTTTATTCAGGCAATAAATATGTAGCAATACGTGAATTAATTCAAAATAGTATTGATGCTGTACACGCTAGGCGGTTTTTAGACAACCATTCCCAAGATTGGGGTGATATCACCATTTCATTTGGAGAAGACCAATATGGCTGCTTTATTGAGGTTGAAGATAATGGAATAGGTATGTCCACTAATGTTTTAACAAAACCCTTTCTTGACTTCGGCAAAACATTTTGGAATTCATCGTCAATGCACGGTGAACTACCTGGGCTACAAGCATCAAATTTCAAACCTATAGGTAAATATGGTATAGGCTTTTACTCAACATTTATGCTTGGCTCGAAAGTTAAGGTCATAACTAGAAGATACGATAAAGGTAGAAACGAGACAATTGTCCTAGAATTCACTGATGGAGTAAAAGCTAGACCCCTATTAAGACCTGCTCAAGTAGATGAGCAATTGAAAGATGGAGGCACTAAGATCAGAGTTTGGCTTGTTGATTTCACCTCCTTTCAAACAGATTCCGATCGCTTTTTAAAGCCCAGAAATTATGCTAACCTTGATACCCTCGAATCTGAATTAAAAATATTATGCCCTGCCTTGAGTGTAAACCTCCATCTTAATGTTAGTGATATTAAGCGCACTATTATAAAAGCAAATGATTGGGAGACTATAGACCCTTTATCATTCTTCTTTCGCCTTAATAAAAAAGAGGATTACGACCTTAAAGACGCTAATACTAAGGAAGAGATCAACCTCTATTTAAATAACATTAGGTTAATTAAAAATGAGAATGGCGAAACGATTGGAAGAGCATTTCTGTGCAAAAATGATTTTTTTGTCTTTGACAGTGATTTAACACATGGCATCATAGCAGTTGGTGGAATAAGAAGTAACAGAATGAATGGTATTGGCGGCATATTACTAGGTGAATCAATCAACGCTGCAAGAGATTTAGCAATACCAATAGCAAATGGCCTCCCTCTTCAAAAATGGGCTACTGAACAAGCGGAACTCTTATCAAAATTAAAGCATCATTTTGATGAATATGACTTATTAAATTTTTCAAATATAATTACAAAGCTTGGAGGAGACGTGAAAGACTTGCCTATCTGTTTTCTAAACGAAAGGGCAATAAGTTCCCAAGAACTCTTAGCATACTTGATTAATGAGGATAGTGATAATGTTACAATTTTGGAAAATAAAATAGATCAATCTATTATACCAGAATCTTTAAAATTATTTAGAATACACAACAATTTGACAACTTCTATTGTAAAAGCAAAAACAGGATTAGAGTCTATAAGTTGGCCAGCAAATAATACTATTGACTGGTATCTTTCTCAGTTAGAGGGGCTGTTTGCCCAAATACTTTTGGTAGCATGGAATATTTCAGAATTTGATGAAGTAGTTGTTAAAGCTGGCTTGCTTCACAAAAATAACAAATTAACTATAACTTTAACTGATAACAATGGCGAACCACTTGAAGTTCAAGCTTATTCAATATTAAAGCCTTCTGTGAGTACATAG
- a CDS encoding DUF5677 domain-containing protein gives MNAIQKIFDSIIEETITLEKLSEIFVREKLKKLNITLSDEKINELLNTIKNGEDKELFINHTINGIEQRINLLDNEDDTDEIVMPIVENAILRTSESLKRKYVKILLNRFDKEASYKLKNYLNSNIEFETYLKSIWGEAIDLLELFINVIVETGAAFTEEYEKNTDIEQDFVYEAAARLHARSCQIAYEILTLIKAGYANGAHARWRSLHEFSVILFFIKEKGQDVAERFLKHVHIENYKAAEEHQKNYIKLNKLPISEIDMNKLKIDYESCIQKYGQSFSGDYGWAVSALNAKRLTFKDIESHVSLSHLRPNYKKASSNVHVSSKGLLSKLNLEPVRNNLLSVGPSIFGLVEPSHSLAVSLSQVTTAYLLLKPNIDHLAICEFISKIEKDIRKKLIAAEWKLVEFNKT, from the coding sequence ATGAATGCAATTCAAAAGATATTTGATTCAATTATTGAAGAAACAATCACATTAGAAAAACTTTCTGAAATATTTGTCAGAGAAAAATTAAAAAAGCTGAATATCACTTTAAGCGATGAAAAAATCAATGAATTACTTAACACTATTAAGAACGGTGAAGATAAAGAGCTCTTTATTAATCATACAATTAATGGTATCGAGCAAAGGATTAATTTACTTGATAATGAAGATGATACAGATGAAATTGTGATGCCAATTGTTGAAAATGCCATACTTAGAACAAGCGAATCGTTAAAAAGAAAGTACGTAAAAATACTCTTAAACCGTTTTGATAAAGAGGCCAGCTATAAACTGAAGAATTATTTGAATAGTAATATAGAATTCGAAACATATTTAAAAAGTATTTGGGGGGAAGCGATTGACCTTCTCGAGCTATTCATTAATGTTATTGTAGAGACAGGAGCGGCTTTTACAGAAGAATATGAGAAAAATACTGATATTGAGCAAGATTTTGTATATGAGGCAGCTGCTAGATTGCATGCCCGTTCCTGCCAGATTGCATACGAAATACTTACTTTAATTAAAGCAGGCTATGCTAATGGGGCTCATGCACGTTGGCGTTCTTTACATGAATTCTCTGTGATATTATTTTTCATTAAAGAGAAAGGTCAAGATGTTGCTGAACGCTTTTTAAAACATGTACACATAGAGAACTACAAAGCTGCTGAAGAACACCAGAAGAATTATATTAAATTAAATAAACTGCCAATTTCTGAGATAGACATGAATAAACTGAAAATAGATTATGAATCGTGCATTCAAAAGTATGGGCAGTCATTCAGTGGAGATTATGGTTGGGCGGTTTCGGCACTTAACGCTAAAAGACTCACTTTTAAAGATATTGAATCTCATGTTTCTTTATCACATTTGCGCCCTAATTATAAAAAAGCCAGTTCCAATGTACACGTTTCATCAAAAGGACTACTTTCAAAATTAAATTTAGAACCGGTAAGGAATAATCTACTTTCTGTTGGCCCAAGTATCTTTGGACTTGTTGAACCTTCTCATTCATTAGCAGTTTCACTTTCGCAGGTTACTACAGCATATTTACTCTTAAAGCCTAATATTGATCATTTAGCTATTTGTGAATTTATTTCTAAAATAGAAAAAGACATCAGAAAAAAACTTATAGCAGCTGAATGGAAATTAGTTGAATTCAACAAAACGTGA